TACAAGACTCCAGtctatttggcatggtttctacagctggatgtcctttctaacaccaaccacttcaagagtgtaatgggtatttttacgtgtcactggtaaaggtgccagttacgtgacaccagcatcagccacattgcctccatgaggcccaatgctcagatggtgctttgtacatgccactggtacaggtgccagttatgtgttACCAGCATTAGCcatattgcctccatgaggcatAATGCTCAAATGGTGCCGTTTACATACcatcagcatgggagccagttacaTGATGCCAGCATCAGCTATGACTATGATTTCTTttgacttgacaggtcttctcaaacacagcatatttccaaaggtctcagtcactagtcattgccttcatgaggcctaacatctgaagatcatgcttcaccacctcatctcatgtcttcctggatctacccctACCACAGTTTCCCCTTCACATTTATagtttggcacttctttacacagctgttctcatccatatgcatcacatgaccatgccaccacatctgatgcctcttatgcccaactgttctctcaagatgctttcactctgtcatacatgcatactgatattgcacatccagcaaagcatactagcttcatttctttcaagcctatgcatgtcctcagcagtcacagcccatgtttcactgtgatgtagcatagctgttcacacataGGCATCATActgtctgcctttcactctgagggagagaccttttgctgccaacagaggtaggagctctctgaactttgcccagcctattcttacaGCTACACTCTTGAAGCTtccacctctgctactgacttggtcacctaaataacagaagctatcaactagctctagcttaccccactggcagtccatggagtttattttctgtaaattttcagTGTTTGTTGTACCTGTGCTCCTTcaacacaaaaactattttctcagctaaccttcctctgatattgctgaatctcttatgtgtccatagcttacttagcttatggagtttctacccacacctTTCCCACAGATTGAGCAGgatcatctacctgaagggatttgtgatttgtctgctttcctacttactaagattttggtttttgctaggttaattccaaggcccttcaattccagaccttgcttccacacctgaaatttcttctataGCTCTAGTAGGgattcagctataaaaacaaggtcatcagcatagaggagctcccagggcaGCCTGCCTTAAATTCTGCAGTTATTGCCTGgatgactatgatgaataaggGGGAGCTGAGGGCTAATCCTTGCTGAACCCCTACTTCTATCCTGAATTCATCACTACACGCAtcgccaactctcaccttactgacagcatccctgtgcaTGCTTGTAaaactctcaccaaccactcatctatccttagtttctgcattgaccaccagataagggagcgtgGTACCTTGtgaaaagctttctccatgtcaacaaaagccaagtacagaggtttatttttggttaggtacttctcctgcagctgccttaccagaaatatagcatcagtggtacttctccctggcacaaaaccaaactgcatctcatctacactctctccctaattagttgggctatgatcaTCTTCAtgactgatatatacatacatttatgcacacacacacacacacacacacacacacacacacacacatgtgctatCCATTACTTCTCTGTAATATATCATTTACTctaaatttttttacttttaaaatcagTTTTTAAGATGCAGCATTACCCAGTTTTATATCATGCATTGATGTACAAATTCATTTTTCTACTTGTAGAGCTATGAAGATGGTATTCCAAGGATTAATTCCCCAACACCATGGCTGAAAGAGCAACTTAATGAACATTCAGACAGAATCAATGCTTTTTCAGATCGGCTCAGTATTTTATCTGATCATGTTTTGGAAGCTCAGCTGAAAGCTTATAGTGCTGAGGGCCTTGCAAATACTGACCTCTTATCCCCTTCATCTTCTCCTCCTGTTCGTCAGGCTTTTTTAAACTCATGTTTGAAATCTTATCAGTATGATTCAAATGCTAAGATTTGGAAGGCAAATCAGTCATGTGACAATTTCAAGTCTAAGCTCTATGCTACTGTGCGTCCACTGAATTGCCACAAGACTTTGCCTTCTATAACAGTAACAGAGGCCAACAGAGCTGCAACTACATGTTTACTTCATGACCACAACAGCTGGAAAAGAAATCTAGTTAAAACCAACAACTATTGCTCATACAAGAATCATCTAGTTGGTATAAAGCCATGCAGGGAAAGCTGTAACAGAAGACAAACAGACTctattctgcattcaaattaCTTTGCTCAGATGTCTCCTAGTGACATTCTTGAAAACAGTTTAGATGGTCTGCCAACACCAACAGATGAGCCTTGTGTGCAGCCAACATTTCCAGTATTCAGGGCCGAATCACttaaacataaacaaagcaacactcaAGAGAAGTCAGCTTCAACCATAGAAAAAATCCCAGAAGCCACTGCCTGCCAACCTAGTCACCAAACTTTGTCTAAACGGTTTGTTGAAGAGCCTGTGCCTTCTAACACCATTCCAACTATTGCAAGACCAAGTTCACTTGATATCATTTCTCCAACAGACTCACCATCTCAGGAAGATTCTCAAACTTCTCCCCTGTCTCCTTATCTAATGAACAAAAACGATAGCTCCATGATGAACCAATCAACAGATTCTGAAAATTCTCCTGGTATGTCAGCATCTGCAACGTTTGACCACCATAACCTTGTCTCAAGCTCATACTTAGATTCAACAGAGGATGAAAAAGATCTTTTTGATGAAAAACGGTCATCTTTGAATTCAGATTATTTCTCTTTAGATGCTCAGCTTTCAACATCATCTTACATGAATTCTTTAGCTCCATTCCACAATGACTGCCAATCTCAATCTAATACAGAAATGCTGCCTTTATATTCTTCAAACCATTCCAAAAGTCACCATATACATAACAGGAATAGCAAAATGTGTCAGAATAATTTTGAACAAGAAAAAGACTGGAATGTATTAATGCCAACTTTACTCAATAAGAGAACACTTCCTGAAATTTATTTAGCTTGCAATGAATGGCAGAAAAATGTTgcaaaaagtatgaaagaaaatgatatgAGTTCTGAACTTCGAGAAATGTACAGCTTGTCATCTGATTCCAGCTCTGAGAGTATCAAAGCTGAACATTCCGGCAATAGAGATGATGGCTACTCAACCATGTCAAGTGACATGCAACCAGAAATGCTTGAAAAGTTTAGTGACACAGCTGTGCTGAAACGTGATCGGGTAAATAGGAACAGCATGGCTGAGATGAATTCTAACTGTTGCGGACCAATTCTATCGAAGCTGGTTGAAGCTGAAAGAACATCTTCAGACAACTGTATCAGCAGCTCATCCACTAATTCTGATAATAGTGTTGAAGGTTCAACTCTGACAGCTAACAACTTTCATTCTTCTAAATTATTTTCCTCAAAACAGTTGCCTGAAAAAGATCAACATGTGCCGGAAAATTCTTTCCAATACTTCAACAATACTAAAGTGCACATTGATAAgaaggatgataataatgataacaatgttcTGGTTAATATGTGTACTAATACCTTCCCTAAGTGTCATTACCTATCAACAAAGGGGAATTTCTCATGTGCTTCTTTGCCAAAACAAATTGGAAAATCTTCATATTCAGCTGGACATTCTAAAATTCACTGTCAGCATTCTAAGTTAGCACATCTAAATGTTCCCAGTAGAGAAAATGCAACCCTTACAAAGCACATAGTTACAGAACAAAAccttaatgttaataataattcaaCAGTTCAAGTTACACAACCAGATCACTGTTTAACATTATCACAAAGTCAAATTCATCCTCAACATCTGAAACGGTCAGTTTCAGACTCGAGGCTTTTGATCAATAATACACCTAAACTACGCCTGGACTCAATTTTCTCCAATAACTTCAATAACAGTTTGAGTGATTGTACTATATCAATGTCTGACCTCAGTTCATCACAGGCTGCCCAGTCTTACCAAATGTTATCAGGCTCCCTACACAGGTCTCCATGGCAACCATTGGTGCCACCAACAAATGAACAGAATAATATTTTATCACCAGAAACAAGCTGGTCCTACAAAACAAGTGTAAGCTATCAagtttcacattttcattttgatttattagcaaatttattttttaattgcttacttattttgttttcaatatttgtttattgtaagtcacttgtttgaattttcttttcaactgtattgtctgttacacacacactttgggcaagtgttttctactatttctTTGAGCttaccaatgccatgtgagtggaattggtagacaaaaactgtattAAAGTgcatagaattatatacatatgtatgttctcttctgtttttaattatttgaagactTCATgtaaagaaggagctggtttctaacaaagatacaaagctccatcactggaagaagataacaaaaataaattcatattttgaaCTCTATaaaagccttgcatatttttacagttctgcTTACAGATCGTATGTAGAATGTGCATGTTATCTGGTTGATTtctttctgaaaaccctagcatATCCAGATTGtgacttaggcatttactcacaaaaccaattattattattataaacgctAATTTAtaatctgcatgtatgtatgaatgtttagaAGGAAACATGGTGGCAGCCTCCTGGCCAAAGAGTCAATAGCTGATATCTTTGCACTGTATCTCAGTGTAGAACAGTTCATTTCCATGGCTGTTTTCactgagctatatatatatatatataggtaccatGTGGAGGTAAAGTTCACTGTTGCAAACAGAGAAGtcatttatttacattcaacggatatttgtcctcatcttgtttgtttttaacacaacgtttcggctgatataccctccagccttcttcagatgtcttggggaaattttgaacctggtttctcactcctaaggtatttttcattgttgttgttgctgctttaaTAATTCCTATAAAAATTTAGCACTAGTCCACACAGCTATTTAAAATGTGACACATACTGTTGGGTGGAATACTAGTATAAGAAAATATGGATAATAAACAACTACACAAAATTAACTtctgtttaattaaaaatatcatgTTTTTTTAAACGTGGGGGATGGTTTGCAAAATGCCATCTTGTGAAAGGTGGCACTGAACTAGAAAAGGCTGAGAACCACTTCTGTTGATGTTCAGAACAAATTCTTAACTACACACCAATACACTGCACTAGGTTTCTAGCCAAGATACTTAACCCTCATTGACTTAGTTCATTAAGTTCTAAAAAGATATAATTGAAGTACAGCTGGCTACCATAAGAAACAGAACTATTTGATTAATGAGTATTTTGCTATCTAGCTTTAATGACTTCAGATTCTCTTATGGACCTAGGGAACACTTCAAAAAAGCTcctgtttatatgttatataaataattatctatctttcctcttctcttttttttttttgtatatgattCATGCAGGTCTTCAAGAAGGAACATTCACATCACAACGAACATCAAGATaccaatgatgacaataatattaaatttacaaAGGTAGCATCAGTTTCTTCTGAACGGAATTCTGTTGAAAAGGTAAGAGTAATTGATTTTAGCAATTTTTCATCCcccatttaaaagaaattaaacatgaatgtagatttttaaaaaatcttgcaaTTTTGTTTATCAATTATCTCTTTATGATGTTGCTTGACTTGTAAAGCATGTAATTTGGAAGAGATTTGGtcattatttctaataaataGAGTAACTGCATATACTATAGGGTAGATGACTTCTGTAAAAAAGGCAATGTAGATTGTGAATTATAAAAGTTACCTCTGTACTTGTCCTTAGGCAAAACCAAAAAATGTTGCAGTTTCCATGACAGTATGATCTGTGACAGATATTAGATTATCTCTTCTAGTATCTTGTATAAATTATCAGGGCTTTAGTTGCCAGGTTTAGTTAATAAGAGCAATGAAGACTGCTGGGTGTAAGGATTGCCTCTATATTAGTCTTTAGAGGTGGCCAGAAAGTACTGATATCTCCATCAGACTATACAGTACGATagggattttttttaaagagagccaattaagtctggtacttactgtattagtctcttttgccaaaactgtGAAGTcataggaatgtaaacaaaccaatactgctTGTCAAACAGTGAAGAGgggacatacataaacacacacatccacacaacaTTTATGACTggcttccagtttccatcaaccaaattcattcacaaggcatttgtcaatccaaggaagacacttgcccaaggtgctgtgcagtgggactgaacctgaaactatatggttgcaaagctagtttcttaaccataaagccatgcctgtgcttgattagtagaaaaaaatattatacaattaGTGATCtcatatatagagaaatatttccttatgtttttatttgataaaatctTGTTAAAATTGGATCAAGTAAGTCTTCCAATTATGTAAGAGAATTGGTAGACGTGCAtcataaatatcattttctttatatttccattttctctctggctactttttctttctctgcattTTTACCTTTTATAAGATTTCCTTTACATTTTCTCCTACAACTgttagatttctctctctctctctctctcactatatatgtgtgtgtagagagagggatacatatgtgtatatatttataaattttattatgtataatgtgaatatgtatatgaatattatatatattacgtgtgcatgtgtttttgcaaatgtgtatgtgtctttcttacatatgtatgtatgtatatgtgtgtgtgtgtaatatacatgtaaatgtcaATTGCTGAATATGAAATTATCTTTTGTTACTTGATTACAGGAAAGACCTCAGCTTCCACGGCTACCACAACAGTCTGATGTGACTCAAAGTGCTGAAGAATGGTTACTGCAGTTTTCCAAAGAAGATATTGAAAAGAATCTAAGTTATTACAAAAATCGTCAGAAGGCATCCAGACATCATTCTACTCCATGGCAGCAAAATACCAACAGCCCCAACATGCTTTGTTGGCAGACTCTACAACACCGCCAACCCACACACGGTGTACTACAGGCTGGTCGTTATATGACTCTACCAGTGACGAACATTTGTCAGGAGCAATTTGAAACTGAAGACATTGATGTTAATAACTTAATGAGTCCAAAAGAAATTGAAGAGCAGAAGAAATTCCGACAGGAGTTTTATAGCCTCTGCTGTGTGGATTCCAACCGAAGTCTTTTCTCTGGTAGCAACAATGAATGTGATGGAGAAAACCAAACTCAAACTTTGAAAAATCTCCACTCCAATAATGAGACATGTCATGAACACTGCCAGTCGAACCTAGCAGAATTTGACAATGTTTCTCTGAAGATTGACAACCTTTCTAAAACTGTAAAAGAATTACAATCAAGTTTCTCTAGTCTAAACAGTGTTGAGTGTAACTCTGACATTGATAGTGATATATTCAATCCCAGTGGTCACAGTAGCAGTGTTGAAGGTTATCATTGGGTAGAAGATGAATTTTATTTAACGCCTTCCAGTGGGGATATCATTTTTACTAGTTGTCCCTCAAATGAATCTTCAGCATCGTGTGACTGGATGAATGAATATGCTGACGACAGTTCAGGAGCATTTGAATTAAAAGATTCTTGTgaagaagaccagcagtttctgCAGAAGCTGTGTGCTGTAGCCAACCTTAATGTTGACTCAAGTAAAGCACATGGTGGCACTGAGAAGTTATCAACTCCAGAGAAAGATATCAGTGACATGTTGGTGATGAACCCAGAGGTTAGTATAAGaaattacaaataacaaaaatgcaTTGCTCTACAGATATACTTGaactgaattttgcaaaccaaactGCTAGACTGTGCAGATATatctgttcttttgtcttttacttatttcagtcattggactgtggccatactggggcactgccttaaagggttttagctgaGCAAGTCAACCCCAGTCCTTTttttataagtctggtacttattttattggtttattttgccaaactgctaagttacagagatataaacaaaccaacactggttgtcaagtgctggtgtgGGAACAGataaaagcatgcatacacatgacaggctttcaTACAgcttctgtcttccaaattcattcaaaaaATGCCTACATCAACTTGAGACTGTAgtgagacacttgctcaaggtgctgcacaatagGGATGGTGGGAGTAGAGTCTATGATCTATGCAGGTTTTTTTGGATTGGTGAGATTGATATAGCTGTGTCAAGTTATTGTCAGTAAGAAAATAACATTAGATATTTATACAAGTGAGTGAATCCAGCTAAGGGGTCAAGTGATGCTTGGTTGAATGTTGGGCCTACTACAAGATGGTCCCTTATGTTGATTTTGATGTATGAATGTCTCATTAAAACCTGCTTGTTAACTTAGTGTTCCAATGGCTGAATATTTATGGACCCTTACAAATACAGGTAGAGTCAATGTGACAatgctggacctttgaattacaggtacagtccaTCTAATGGACTtcagtacagtttccatctactcacaATTTTTAGTGGTGGCCAGTATTTATGGCACTTTAAAGGAAGTATTTCTTTAGTCATTTTATAAGACGGTACCAATCATTTTTAAGTCAATTAAAAACCGAAACTGCCTTAACTGTCCCAGGATTTGATCTTAGGACAATTCTGATGTTAGTTGACAGTCAGACTAGTATGTTCAGCTGATCTTGAAGTGCCTAATTTATAGCCAGGAAGCATAAAACCCACACACCATTCTTGGTAGCAAACTATGATTATGTTAATAACATATTATATTGAGGGTATACACTGTTTAATGGTATTGTATGttaatagtatattatgttatcaaatattaagaatatattatgttaatGGAATATTATAAATAGTATATGTTAATGTTATGTTCTTCTTTATTCCTACAGACTCGTGCTGACATGTTGGACTCTATGATTGACATAAATACAGCCAACGAAAGTGAAGACAGCAGCAGTGATGAACAATTAGCAGTTCCCATGTTTAAACATAAGAAAGGTCAGTATGCTTCTAATTTAGAAATCTAACAGTAGTTATTAAAGAAACCTCAAAGACAGAAGAGAGGACTCAATCTAGAGACTACTAGATTAAATACATTCTAGCATTGAGTATTATTCCCCTCGGTTATACCATAagctattttgtgtgtatgtgtttgcaaatTAAGTTACAGAGTAAAGAGTTATTCAATTATTGTCATtgctttaatgttcacttttccgtgcttgcatgAGTCAAACGGCGTTcactgaagtagattttctagttggatgtccttcctgttgccaactctcacctgtttcttagcaaggtaatatttccatggccagatatgtttacTCAGGATacaggaaatgaatgacactgcttgtatgacagtggtaCTCATTTCAAGCATTGCACAATgttatatggcaggcttctttcagtttctgtttaagaaatccactcatatggctttggATAGCTctgagctgtagtagaagatacttgcccaataaatatatatttctatgagtgTTGACTTTTGTCCCATTACAAGCATTCTACTTTCAATATTAAGTTCCCCACTATAAGTAAAtggtctgttgttatttttaaccctttagcattcagattactctgtcaaatgtaatggtttatttattcacattactttgaattaatcgggcattttcttgtagctttgatattttgatgtgattgtttatttttagaatgacatggcaGGCTAGGTAtgggaggccagatctggccagttttaacataaaacagaatatttgggccagatatggttggtttcaatgctaaagagttaaacttgctttaaaatattaacctcaatttaacatatttatacattttcctacttactttcttttttagGACGACAAAAACTTGTATCGAGAGCAAATGCACAAACTAACTTCCACAACCTCTTTACAAGGTTTGGCCACCAAGAAAAAGAAGCTGTGTCTGCATTTGATTTTCTGGATCAGTTTTCAACATCAAGTACCAATTCTGAAACCATAATGCCAGACAATAACTCAGAGGATTTAATTACAGAACTAAGTCCAGTATCTCACTCTTCTATATCAACAGATATTTCTCCGACTGCTCCCAATAAATTCTGTGATTCGAAGAGGTCACAGCTGTTATCAAAGAAAGCATGGAAACAAACAGATAGTTCTTCTCGTGGCAGTCTAGCACGAGTAACTGCTATTGAACTCTTAGGTAATTGTTCGGGTGACTCTCTTGACTCTCCTGAAGATGCAATTTCAGCAAGTACCTTATCTCTGAGTGACTCTTGCTGTGAATCATAATAACATCATTGCATTTTCTTTATGACGATTTTTCTAATGAGGGCAGCAATATATTTAGCCATGTTCTAACATGGCTCAATCACACACatcatgtatgcaaacacatacgcacacaaatatgtatatatatatttgtatttaagtatatataaatatatgtatgtaaaaacgtgtatgtatatgttttagaatatatataaatattcataatatatatttgtttgtatataaatatatatgtctgtgtgtgtgtgtgtgtatatatatatacatacacacacacacacacatacatgtgtgtgtatacatatatacacacatgcatacacgtgtgtgtgtgtgtataatatttaaattttgctttttggtaatttatttattcatttctcataCTTTGAACTTTTGCTCCAGGccccgtcaaaaaaaaaaaaaaaaatcaatgtaaacaCCCACCTCCTGCCCCATCCTGATCCCGttaaccataatttttttttaaatgtttaaaaaaaaataaacaaaggagaaataaaagagagagaaagagaacatgttaatactaataaataataatgggttctttttatgaagtCAGGAaggatgtaaatttatatatgctgATTAACCACAAGATTTGTCATATTTT
The genomic region above belongs to Octopus bimaculoides isolate UCB-OBI-ISO-001 chromosome 2, ASM119413v2, whole genome shotgun sequence and contains:
- the LOC106868679 gene encoding uncharacterized protein LOC106868679 — translated: MTLVNDSCHKRLRDIQEKFHIMEEMVSSMLHYKSKVEQLRQERFNLSMTYEENLQQYRLQVSKLERENMMLLNDYKKLQSQCYSSEHHENPQQLLEQIKVLESNNSYLRMENEQQRKEYEKYVDEIANQVVQAVLVQKGLKEECCQLQERVHDLEVQNKQLNLLFQHHFRFPNESTTKLPCLETYVTDGNEVNIEGGKLSLLDFASSAGLMFDKGAESLQSLCSQYSYEDGIPRINSPTPWLKEQLNEHSDRINAFSDRLSILSDHVLEAQLKAYSAEGLANTDLLSPSSSPPVRQAFLNSCLKSYQYDSNAKIWKANQSCDNFKSKLYATVRPLNCHKTLPSITVTEANRAATTCLLHDHNSWKRNLVKTNNYCSYKNHLVGIKPCRESCNRRQTDSILHSNYFAQMSPSDILENSLDGLPTPTDEPCVQPTFPVFRAESLKHKQSNTQEKSASTIEKIPEATACQPSHQTLSKRFVEEPVPSNTIPTIARPSSLDIISPTDSPSQEDSQTSPLSPYLMNKNDSSMMNQSTDSENSPGMSASATFDHHNLVSSSYLDSTEDEKDLFDEKRSSLNSDYFSLDAQLSTSSYMNSLAPFHNDCQSQSNTEMLPLYSSNHSKSHHIHNRNSKMCQNNFEQEKDWNVLMPTLLNKRTLPEIYLACNEWQKNVAKSMKENDMSSELREMYSLSSDSSSESIKAEHSGNRDDGYSTMSSDMQPEMLEKFSDTAVLKRDRVNRNSMAEMNSNCCGPILSKLVEAERTSSDNCISSSSTNSDNSVEGSTLTANNFHSSKLFSSKQLPEKDQHVPENSFQYFNNTKVHIDKKDDNNDNNVLVNMCTNTFPKCHYLSTKGNFSCASLPKQIGKSSYSAGHSKIHCQHSKLAHLNVPSRENATLTKHIVTEQNLNVNNNSTVQVTQPDHCLTLSQSQIHPQHLKRSVSDSRLLINNTPKLRLDSIFSNNFNNSLSDCTISMSDLSSSQAAQSYQMLSGSLHRSPWQPLVPPTNEQNNILSPETSWSYKTSVFKKEHSHHNEHQDTNDDNNIKFTKVASVSSERNSVEKERPQLPRLPQQSDVTQSAEEWLLQFSKEDIEKNLSYYKNRQKASRHHSTPWQQNTNSPNMLCWQTLQHRQPTHGVLQAGRYMTLPVTNICQEQFETEDIDVNNLMSPKEIEEQKKFRQEFYSLCCVDSNRSLFSGSNNECDGENQTQTLKNLHSNNETCHEHCQSNLAEFDNVSLKIDNLSKTVKELQSSFSSLNSVECNSDIDSDIFNPSGHSSSVEGYHWVEDEFYLTPSSGDIIFTSCPSNESSASCDWMNEYADDSSGAFELKDSCEEDQQFLQKLCAVANLNVDSSKAHGGTEKLSTPEKDISDMLVMNPETRADMLDSMIDINTANESEDSSSDEQLAVPMFKHKKGRQKLVSRANAQTNFHNLFTRFGHQEKEAVSAFDFLDQFSTSSTNSETIMPDNNSEDLITELSPVSHSSISTDISPTAPNKFCDSKRSQLLSKKAWKQTDSSSRGSLARVTAIELLGNCSGDSLDSPEDAISASTLSLSDSCCES